ggtcccagtggcacatccccacccagaaattcctaaagtccTTCCCCCCCCCTCGGGTTTCATCATAGTTTGAAGCAATTGGGAGAATTATTACTCCCCCTGGATGgtatgctagtccatcgcaggatAACTTATCCCCAAGCACTATATTGCCAGTACACACtgtacacctgggtgaagataGATGGTGTGGAGTAAAGTCTCTTGTCTAAGGAAACAACATGATGGCAGAGCTACAATGTAGGCCTCGAACCAGCGACCCTTAGAATCAGGAGGGCGGCGCACCAACCACTATGCCACTGTGCCTCCACAGATCATGCTGAGAGTAGTGGCTAATTTTCACTACATTGAGAAAGAGGAGAAAACACTATGAAGTGTCCCTTCTCAATATTGAGTCAATGTTTTATAACCAGCGCACAATCTGAAATTCAGATTTTTCTGTACTTAACCCCTCttctaaattttttttcagtgaacACCTTATAAAACAGCAGGCTGACCGACTTGCTGAGGATGGATATAAGGAGGCTGGATATACATATGTCAGCATTGATGTAGGTATAGTATGCGTGTATGGATActgaaatagaggatattacatggccgcgtggGGAtatgagagatactttcagcactcgaagataaaatttgtatccctaagcggccatgtaatgttctgtttattataattatagatattaatgaaatgtccagatttaaaacaacttgttttattcattttcgaaatgatgaaaaagtggtcaccaaccactaaaacacgcatgttgtgtaacatgaaacaagatatgaaagttatgaattCAAAAgtaaatcatgataatgtaaaattttgcctgATTGTTTCAAAgcgcccataaccccaaaatgtttttttcgctaaaatgaatctttgcatgcattgcggccattttttcctttttctaacaaatcctgccattttataggcttcaaaagttgcaaaaatccaagcatctttttttCACGaacgagtcagaaggggagtgggtctattcccgTTTtgatacagtcgaacctcgattatccggacctcgattatccggactttttctctggtcccgtttttttcatgaatattaataagctttgatctcaaaagctttcagaggtaaaaaatgtttaaaatcaagaaaagtgtgttcaaaacagcgcatttaccgCTGCGCTTTATAAAGATTTAGcgctcggcgacaaagagcattctgatgcattcagctgaattttgattggttcagtattgttttgttgctaagggAATGTCAACTTCGCCGTATAATGGACTTCGCCGTGCGATCTCGTTATAAGACTTTAAAGAAAACTACTGGCTTTACTTTTTTTAGAAATgacgaataggttttcatttataacagaataggttttcatttataaacagtgtacatgagtataggggcagttcatagaagaagacttttgtaattaaaaatgtgctatctttatttcttttgtttacattgttatctcattaatattcatattttcgattatccggactctcgattatccggactttttactgaggtcccgacgagtccggataatcgaggttcgactgtatcaCAATCTACTTTCCATGCATTTTTGCATTTAGAGTTAAtgtaatgtaaatcagtttgtgatgtcaaaacaggaatagacccactccccttctgacttggtcatgaacaaaagatgcttggattttcgcaactttcaaagcctataaaatggcaggatttgttagaaaagggaaaaaatggccgcaatgtgtttcgaacaggtgcaaagaatcattttagcaaaaaagatattttggggttatgggcactttaggGGCTACCCCAAAGACCCAAGAAGCCATGTTTTAATTCCTGCTGTTTGTGAACCATGTGCTCGTTGTGTTTAATTTTGAACTTACAACACCTTCCCCTTCCCCCCACCCAATCTGCATTTTATTCTATCTCTGAAAACTTAATTTCTTTTGATATATTTAAAAGTATTGCTTCAGGCACTTGTAAAAAAATATGTCAGATTCGGAGTAACATTACTTTGATGGGCTTCAGTGAGGCTTCGATTTATTTGATCTTCTGCTTTTTAAAATTCCCTTCTTCCTTTACAAAGATTTTTGCAATTGAAGATCATTAAGACCTCTGAATGAAAGGGAGAAAACAGGTTACTTTGTGTTATATCTCACATTTCGCATAGGAACCATTTTGGAGAATAATATCAGAATGGTCCACCACTTTCACTTTTATAGGATTGTTGGTCTAACAAGAAGCGTGACCCTTTTGGCAATCTTCACCCAAATAGTACAAGATTCCCTAGTGGAATGAAGGCCTTAGCCGACTATGTGAGTAAACGTTATGACATTCAATTAAAATGTGACTTTTGTCTTAAAATAACTTCAATATATTAAAACCCATTGACATCCAAatcggccgaaaccggccagacttagtattttactctgtctaatgccagagtattttactctgtctaatgccagagtattttactcgttaatggggaacccctgggagtcattgggttaataactcactgaaaaactatgtccccgttaaAATCCAGTCTCTTAGAAAAAtgcttcttttttctttattgatCAGctacattaattattatttacaaaaatattaattttgaaaaaaagtaattataattatactactactactactactactactactactaataataataataatagtaataataataataataataataataataataataataatgatactaACAGGATACTGACGAAAGTGCTAGACATGTGCTCATTGAAGAATGAACCCCGAGGACTcctggtcatttgttatgacccACTCCTATGGGGGAAATATAAGATCATCCTGGGAAaagaagataataataataataataataataattactattattattattattattattattattattattattattattattattattataattattgacTTTTTGTGAACAGAACGTTACCTGCGAGGAGATAGTATTCAAACCCAACATCTTAGAGGAGCAGCATTGCATtgcagcattattttttgtttgcttaGTTTTGGGttgtgtatttttgttttaattgttttctCTGTCATACAGTTACACGACAAGGGACTAAAGCTTGGCATGTATGCTGGTGTGTATTGATCATAGTTTTTACTGGTGATTGATTTTAGTGGCAGGACTGTATGAGTTGGAATTAAGAATTAGTCTTTGACCTTTTGTCGTTTAACTGTCATAGATGTAGTAGATCATGGATTACCAAAAATGGTGGGTTTTGGAATACACTGTagatgttgtggtttaaattttttatttggGTGTTCAATTTTTCAGActttttcaattttgattttacttTGTGTAATATTCATTACCATAATCTGAAacaaggaaaatcaaaattcaactggttaaaaaaacaagaattaGTCAGTCAAAATTCCCCTTGGAAAGTTAAAACAGGTGAATtgcaaattcaattttttcatcTAAACATACACCTTTTGTGTCTTCCTAAAAATAGATTATGGTTTCTTGACCTGTGCACTCTATCCAGGAAGTATTGGATATATTGAACAAGATGCAAAGGTACATTGTACATGCTGCTGCATCAAGTGCTGTAACTCCAAAGCTAAACATGAGATTGTGACGCACATATTAACATAAAAGCCTTTTCACTTTTACAGTCTTGTCATGTATGGGGAAGTTCTTTTTCCCACTCAAAGCTGTACAGGctttctgatattacgcgacggtgtgatttcgcacaatcgacttcaaatcgcatccgatcgcacaattattcatgaaaaatcgcataattcacgaAAGAATGCacaaaatttataaaataaaacataaatcaacaagtttcttgggagttcctgcataaatacgccattataaagatgatttaccttggaaaaCCTTGTTACCTTCAATTTCATAaatattcgaagttcaaggcgttattttgcatgtgGGGGGCCTGGTATGAGTCTCATTCTTAAAGAGTCGCCAATAATGGTGTAACACAAAGACAGCCATTGTTCACTGATTAgcaaatctgttcagaaatataatactgctcacaaaaacaaagtgtaacAAGCTAGTTGTAGCATACAGaaatattaacaattattgatcattcatttggcatgttagctgtgtcctttcatcTTTTAACGTGTGCAccaatagtgcagaagacctcattttttacttgtcccaactaatgtcgatcaagattcataattactgttccctcatgttcaaaatgtctttagggcagtaaaaacgtgtttttttttatcctgaaaccttgaaaaacaagcttaaaaatgctcagaaaaaaatcacgTAATTTGcaatatttatcgcataattgacctttctaatcgcataatctgccctgcaaatttcacacaatttgcattttttcatcgcaccctatcagaaggcctggctGTATGATGAACAATGATCATACATCTTTacttaccctcggatttttagaatagcttggtgtagctaacaTCTCTGAGCATTTAccttcccaaccatgatacaccacacatggcagaccacaacaccgggaactacattccctactctttgcgacaagtgtgtggtttcttttatgtcccacacGATTATGATGAACGTTGATGAACGATATGTGACCTCTAGATGCGAGTTTGCAATCTCATTAATGGCTGTACAAAGTAAATATCAATTGGTGCTTGCAGTTTACAGATCTACCCAGGTTGTCACTTTTTGCAAACTTATCTAAATTGGACACACAAGGCAGCCATTTTAAAAGTTAGCACCTTTGCGTTCACCACTGGGCACACAATAACATACTGGATAAATGACCTTTATAATAAACTCGCCAAAAGAATGCTAACAGCAGACCAGCTTTTGAATTCCATTGTTGCAGACATTTGCCAGCTGGGGAGTGGATTATCTTAAAGTGGATGGCTGTTTTTCTAATCCTTTTACTTTTGATGTTGGCTTCCCAAAGTTCACTAAAGCACTGAATGCAACTGGAAGGCCAATTGTTTTGAGCTGTGAGTGGCCTCTCTATCAGAGCAAAATAGGCATCAAGgtataaaatattgttttggaGGTGTGAAGATGTAAACAAGTTATCATTTTGTGGTGCATGTAGTTAGTCATAATTAGCCAATTGTGGGTGTGCGTATTCATAACTTTTGAAAATCAATGTAGCTCACTCAGCCTGAAAAGTCAAGGCTTGCATCTGGTTGAGCTTTGAAACGCACTGGTTTAAAAAAGTCTTAGACTAAATTCTGGAATCTCATCTACATCTTCATAATTCCAAATCCAACTTGACTTATATGTGTGTCTTGTTTGTTGGCTTCATAAAACCCTTAGCCTTCTTAGATATGATGCCAAGGCAACCTCATTTCTTGGAGAGAACAGGGAAAGACCACAACATTGTGAATTCATTTTCCACATCCCACAGGGTTTATAAACACTCTGAGgttgtaaagtaaagtaaagcaaccatattaatatcgataactcgtaacagtaattcaactgacaaacctgagatCGATGGtccgctcattttactcccccatCTCCatctcagtgctctgttttactgatatttaaagctacttaagctacagaaaggaaagaagtcaaaacaaggaCGTGAGATGCAGGGATCGAACTCGGCATGTCTTGCACCAAGActgcgcactaaccaactgtgccatccttgctcctacaAGGACGGGTGTGTGTGGTGTGAGGTGGGACCTACAGTTTATAGCCCTTATCCCCAGCAGACTCGAGAGTCCAGCCATTTGCAAATGAAATTACATAGGCAGACTTTATCTTCAGTTATTTTGCTTGGGGTTCACACTTGTGACCTCTGGCCTTTGGCTGTCTGATGCACATCTAACTGATCTCAGATATGTCCAGTAATGTACCCAATATGATGAATATTGATTTTGATAAATATGCATCGCAATAACACATGTACTTATTTCCGTACTTTTTTCcaaaacttcaacatcacttgtgtccaCAACGACGATCAGTGGGTCCCTAGCCTTTAATATTACtcccttaattaattaaaggagAAAATTTTACTTGAACGTGATGTGAAACAGCTGAGGATATTCCTAACCTGAAAGGGTCTGAAAGCAACCGTTAAGCTGAGTGGTTTGTTGTGTTTGTTTGGTTGGTATTTGGACTCAGAGGAAAACTTTGTGATGGTTATCAAATTCTCTGTGCATCtaatttgttgtatttcttgACATGTGACTGTCAGCCAGCACTGCACAGTTGGCTTATGCGATTACATTAATGACCTGTAATGCTCTATTTTTGTACATGAATACACTTTCGTACCCTCCTCAAGGGGCACTGCAAAAGGCAAATTATTGTATTAACTGGTTTCGACATTCTCGGTTTATCATATAATGGAATTAAGGCTTTTGAGTGTGAACAGCAATATTGCTACATTGTATTCAATGCTATTCCTTTGCAGCCTGATTACGATGCCATTGCCAAAAGTTGCAACACTTGGCGGAACTATAAGGATGTGCAGGTTTGATTTAAGCTGTAATGCTGAGAAAGTAAAATGTTGTTGTCATTAGGCTGAATAGGAATTTCAGGCAATGAGGCATTTGTCCTTGTTATAAGACGAGCCAAAACACTCAAGGCAATTTTTCTTGAGGGGCATCTAGTAAcctaaaatattattttcttgaACTTTGCACTTTTAATTTGAACGAAAGGTAATAACTATAATGATGTTAATACCAAGAACAATAATAAgtgtaattattatttaatttatcAAAGGCGGCATTTACTGTCCAAAATTTCGCCTTGATGTGACGAAACAACTCGGGTCCAAAATCACATTGCTGACATTGATTACACATACGCACCTTTGCAGTCAAACATTTTCTCTGTCAAACCTCAGGATTCATGGTCATCTGTATTAAATATTGTGGATCACTTTGCTGAGAATCAAGACACATACATTGCAGCTGCTGGACCTGGGCACTGGAATGATCCAGATATGGTAAGAACATGGTAGTTTATacatggtttgcaaccaatctcttgaGATACAGATAACGATGATGTGgagtggggggtgggggagggctGAATAGGGTGGCTAGCCATTTTCTTGgttgataaataaaataaatttacaaattatttaGAATCTGACAATATGCAAGTTATTTCGAATCTGGACGGCCTCTCTCTTCGCATACAATGTATTAAGGTACCACCCAACTATCTGATTTCCTCTGCtcataaaaataacaaagaaatctaTTTATTTTCTACTTTTGTAACAGAGTATTtctatttttctgttttttattatttttatttttttggaacAGATACTGTTTACCTGACGTGAGCTTTTtattaatgcaaaacatgaacaaagtcaaaatggcagCCTAATCTATCTGGACTTTTGTCAGAGTATATATTTCGATTCTTTCAATTCACCCCCCCTAAAATATTCCTAGATCCGCCATTgtgctggtggacgaaaaaaaGGAGCTAGTGAGAGACAAATTTCGAATATcgactgaatgaaaaacattttaGGATATTGGCTCCAAAACTACTCAAAATACTGCCAAAAATCAGTTTTCGCAAAATGGTGCGTTTTTAGGCTGAAACGAAGCTTTTGGACAAATTTCAATGGAGTCGATGACGTAATGTGCAAACCATCTAAAGACGAAGATACTGTGCAGCTGTGATTGGCCAGCTTAAGGCCACtggcattgcgtgccgtggaatAATTTTCGtatatgaaaatcccgccaaagctgaaattcatccaattagtTCGCTacgatagagcggttttcactcagtgattgattcaaagttctcgcgccactttttcaaccaatcagaagtgaaaccgaaatcaatcgtggctcgcgcgtgcacattttcccgcgctttgtgtcggctccGTGTAATTActgcgagttttgattggtttactggattgtctccgtcctttttgattggccaaagtaattactttggttttggttttacgacactcgattgaaactcgctctaagcaATGCGAACTTTACGTTACAAAGCGAATGATCAAAAAACCTGTCGGTTGAATGTGAGCATTTAAGCAGGCCATTTTCCTCGGAATACATGTAGCTTACCCGACTTCTTCAAAGTAGGATGTCCCGCCTGATCCTATTTCCACAAGATTTATGTAATCAACATCTTACGGGCCTCATTTTGTTATCTTTACTGTCATTTAGGGCAATTTTCGTTTCCACTCCATTCACGCATGTCACACTAAGGCCACAAATTGAATTATTACACTACAGGCCTTGAACACAATGGGTCAGGCCACAGGCCAACTCATCCAAGAAATTTTCCATAAAAACTACAAATGGCAGCCTTTCTTTCCCAAAGTCCGTTTTACTGACAGTCAGGTCAATGAAGTTCACTTACCTTTTATTTTCTGTGTTGCTTCGGGTGATTTGATGGGTCTTGGGATGCTTTAACCCCCCTCCTCACTGACGCGTCGCCAAATACAAAGGAGAAAATAGCCCTTGATCAGATTAATCCAGCCTTGATTGACCGTTGCAAATTAGGGCCTTGCTAAACTAGGAAACGTTGATGCGGACACGAATATTTCACAGTTTAGCCGCGCATATGTcgcaaaaacaaattttgtgTTTCGGAAGCAAAAAATGTTTCTGACTTTTATCAAAGACATTTTGCTGCCCGGACACAACTTTGTTTGGACAACATCATGTTTCCCAGTTTAGCCTCTTGTGAAACATTGCTGACTAGTTTCCAGTGCTGCACAGCAAACATGTTTCCTAGCAACGGTCGAGGCGAAAAAGAAGCCAAATGGGGGACATTGTGGTGCAGAGAATCTTAACAGCGGACTCGGGTCAAAGAAAAGGATTAGGGTATAAGGAATGGTAATGCAAATATGAGGAGATCCAATTTCAAGCAAATCTTAAGCCGCTAATTCAGTCACGAACCACTTTTTGCCCTTCGTTTTAGCCAATCCCTCGTTTCCTCTTACAATGTAGCTGAGATGGCCATTTCTTAACACGCTCAGGGAAACCTCATAGGGAGATAAACATTCAGTCCCAGATTTCTCCTGAGAGGACATTCCTACTAATGCACCTGCGTACTACATTGTTTCCTCGTTTTGCCACCTGAGCAGGATGACAATTTTCTTGCTTCCCAGTAGTTTAGCCACCCAGGAATTCGTTTCTACAGCAATGTTACGTGGTTTAGCCAGGCCCTTGCAGTAAAGGTATAAAGATATCAATGACCGAAACAAATAACTTGACGTCATGCGGCCTCGAATCGTTAGGGTTGTCAGCTTGTTGTCAGGCCAAACTATCTTTGCCACCTCTgtgaggtcatgggttcatATTTCATTCAACCCTTAAATTTTCAGACTTACCTTGTGTCACTGCTTAAGGAAGTTGTCTTAACCCTTAATCATGTTTGAACGTTCTGTTCGGTGCCGTGTAAAATCTTGATTGAGTCCATGATAAATGGTGCATTTTTTCTTGCAGCTTGTGGTTGGTGATTTTGGTTTGAATTATGAACAGTCAAAAGCTCAGTTTGCTCTTTGGTCAATTCTAGCTGCGGTAAGTTTTCTTTCCCTCGACCTTAAAAGCTGTGTGAAGTTTCTTGGTGACCTTTGTGCTTCAGTAAGCCATTTTGGTTGCTTATTAAAGGAAAGTAAAGGTACTTTAAtgttttaagtgtctagtcgttctagtgcgaGAGCACTATTTAAGGACGctgaaaactgaaattaacaattatcacaaatcaagtcaaatgttggtttttgaggggaggggaaaccggagtacccggagaaaacctggCGGTACAGCGAAGAgcaccaacaaactcaacccgcataTGACGTGgagtttgggaatcgaacccaggccacaatggttggaggcgagtgctctcaacactgcgccatccctacaaCCCACCCCTGTTTATTCATTTCAATCAATGCTCTGAAATCATTGTCTTCTTTATTTCAGCCGCTCATAATGTCCAATGATTTAAGGACTATTTCAGCAAAAGCCAAAGATATCCTTCTGAACAGGTACAAAGTTTTCAGCTTGGAGTTGTTAGAAATCATGCCTTTGttgtataaaaataaaaacagacaTGTTCTTAAATGTATTATTTAGACCGTTTTTTAGTTTTGCGCTTGGTTTCCCAAACTCATCCTCCAGGAATAAAACTCTTATTAAACGTGCaagaatattttcttttgcttgggTTTGATCACCATGGCCCCCGATCACGTGGTTGAATACTCTgtataataaatttaaacaaagtttTGAAGTAAGTAGAGCGATTAGGAGGATTTCACGTGACGTCGTCGCAGCCATATtagtggacgaaagcaaaagatctctcattagctccttttgttcgtctctaccagaagtcgtacatttccctgttgttattggtgtctctggaggttggttgaaaacgtacTGTAGGGAGTTtaataaggagcttaagcaagcgcgttttagagacgcggacggcaaccggaagtgagctgttttcccttatatcgctaagtatcttttcactattagaTATCCTAAGTTTAAAAAGCTGGGAGAGACCGCTATCCTGGCGTGCGAAATAttcacttccggtcgccgtccgcctctcaaaaacggacgtgcttaagctccccagtAGCAAGGACGACGGCAACGTCAATGAAAACAGAACTTCCCTCGATATATCTAGTTCCATCCTCAGTGCAGCACGGTTACAGCGGAgtcgcgcgcgcggagcaccttgattaagaaaatatggtaacccatcgatgggagAAATTTTGGTCATCATGCGACCGTCCGTCCAGAcatacgtccacccctccatgtatgacaatatgaccagtatcacgtggccatatcgcgggctcaaattTAGAGCTCGGCGTAAAAATGGCCGCCTCAGTGAAGGGCCTTATGTGCTTCGTATGTGCAAACATAATTGCGTTTTATGGACTGTTCGAAAGGTTTTTCACGGAAAAACTCTGCTAAAGGACCGTGGACTCAGTTTAAGCATGCGCAATATGGAGAAAAGCCTGTTGACAAAAACGGATGTGTCTTATTTCGATGCTCTAGTGTGGACGATCAAAGGCCCTGAGAAAACGCTAGTGTGGACGTAAAATTTCCGtgcgttttcaaaaaaaagaaaaggtaggCTTAGTGTGGACGGGTACTAAGACCCAGACATGCGTTTGAAAGCTTACCGTGGGACCCCTTTAACAGTACTTCAGTGGTTGAAACGTTCTTACGGTCCAGACTATGGTAGTAAAAAGCAAGTGCCTTTAAATGAGGGACCAGGTTGCGTAAAATATGATTAACATGGTCTATATGACCTCTCCTTTCTTAGAGAAGTGATTGCTGTAAATCAGGACAAGCTCGGAAAAATGGGCCGTCGAGTGGTTTGTATCACGTTTTATTGTTTGTGGAGAGTCTGGTCCAACATGAGGCCAACTTTTGCAGCTTAGataaaactcgcagcacgtgtgtTTTTTTCCTTGCCTTGTTACAGCTGAAACAAAATGATTACGAAGTGTGGACACGCCCTCTTGAAAAGAACTGTCTCGCTGTATTATTATTCAACCGGAACGCTGACAAGCCTCAAATGATGGTGGCAAATTTTACCACGGTATGTTGATCTGCTTGAGTACAATGATGATAGTAGTGCTTTTAATGTTATGTTGACATGAATGGTGGTTGACCCATTTATCTCCGAGGCGCCCCGCAATTGACGaataatgatgacgatgcaTTCGTTTTCTCAGGTGAGCCTGGTGTTGCTGGATTAATACCCAATGCAACGTCATTTCTCcccaggaaggggggggggggggggaggggcgtttctcgaaagtcccgaaactttacgggctatTTTCGGGTGTcgcaattccctttgtatctcaagaaagcAGAAGATTTAAGtcttcaaacttcacagttatttttctttttgttatcttgaaaacacgttaaaagatcggctttccaaaacaagcggttggcaatttcacaaatggctttacGGTCCCGAAAAGtgttcgggactttcgagaaacgagccccagGAGTTCATCAAGGGGAACCCCCCTATCTCCCATGCTTCGTCTTCGAGTCAACCCTCTCCCCgtgtagatttatttatagaacgcctcccttgggagattccaGACGcctactgttgtaaaagccaatcagaaaagagCTATCTCAGCTTCAAGCGTCAattgatacttttcgcgggaaaaaaacagttcttaaaaataaatttactcggcaACTGAGAGTTGACTCATAGAGATTAGAGGCTCCctttggaaaggaaaggaaaggaactttatttaagtgtctagtcgttctagcgctggagcactaattggggacactgtaaattgaaattaacagttaacgcaaatgaagtcaaggggaaaaccggagtacccggagaaaaacctctcggtgcagagtagagaaccaacaaagtcaacccacatatgacgcctaGTCTgcgaatcgaacccgggccacattggtgagaggcgagtgctctcaccactgcgccatccctgctctgCCTTGATCAGCTAATATATTAATAGTGGAAATTCCAAACTTACTACTTTTATGTCCCATTACTATAGGTTGGTTTGATTACCCGTGCAGCTGGTGTAAGAGACTTGTTTGAACACAAATTCTATGGATATTATGCGGGCGCGTTCAATATCGAGGTGAATCCAACGGGAGTGGTACTGTTGAAGCTTTTCCCTATTCCCTTTCGGCGTTGAGCTTGGACGCATCATGATAAATATATAGCCTTTTGTCTGATTCATTGCCTTTTGATTGAATACGGAATTAGAATTGATTTCTACTATAGCAATGCGCAAGCTTACAGCGCGTAGAGGCAGGCGCATTGTAGAGGGCGCACGGTCAGTATTCCTGCGCCATTTCCAAATTC
The sequence above is a segment of the Montipora foliosa isolate CH-2021 chromosome 2, ASM3666993v2, whole genome shotgun sequence genome. Coding sequences within it:
- the LOC137992280 gene encoding alpha-N-acetylgalactosaminidase-like isoform X1 — translated: MADRFLKVVLSLFLLNLSGLFENYLVFGLDNGLALTPPMGWMDWERFRCNIDCKKDPDNCISEHLIKQQADRLAEDGYKEAGYTYVSIDDCWSNKKRDPFGNLHPNSTRFPSGMKALADYLHDKGLKLGMYADYGFLTCALYPGSIGYIEQDAKTFASWGVDYLKVDGCFSNPFTFDVGFPKFTKALNATGRPIVLSCEWPLYQSKIGIKPDYDAIAKSCNTWRNYKDVQDSWSSVLNIVDHFAENQDTYIAAAGPGHWNDPDMLVVGDFGLNYEQSKAQFALWSILAAPLIMSNDLRTISAKAKDILLNREVIAVNQDKLGKMGRRVLKQNDYEVWTRPLEKNCLAVLLFNRNADKPQMMVANFTTVGLITRAAGVRDLFEHKFYGYYAGAFNIEVNPTGVVLLKLFPIPFRR